Sequence from the Hamadaea flava genome:
ACTGGTGTTCTGGACAGCCCTGGCCCGCATAGCGACTCGCCACCACATCCACCCAGCACGGCTGACCATGCCGAACCCGCCGCCCGGCCGAGTCGGCCTCGAAGACTACTTCGGAACCCGGATACGCAAGGCGGACACGCACACCATCACGTTCTCCGCCGACGACGCCGCCCGGCCCTTCCTGACCGAGAACGAATCGATGTGGCGCTTCTACGCCCCCGAACTGCGCCGCCGCCTGAGCGACCTGCAAGCCGAAGCGACCGTGGCCGAACGCGTACGCGCCGCACTCCATGAAACCCTCCCGGCCGGCGACAGCACCATCACCGCCGTCACAAAACGCATGGCCACCAGCCCGCGCACGCTGCAACGCCAACTCCGCGAGGAAGGCACCACCTACCAGTCCGTCCTGGCCAGCACCCGCGAAGCCCTCGCCCGGCACTACCTACGCCGCGGCAACCTCCGCACCGGCGAGATCGCCTACCTCCTCGGCTACGACGACACCAACTCCTTCTACCGCGCCTTCCGCACCTGGACCGGCGCAACCCCCGACGCCGTACGAGCCGCGACAGCCGTCTGACCCCCGTCCGCTGCAACAGTCGGTCGTGTTGGGCCGCACGAAGGATGGCCTGCCGGTGTCGAGCTGGCATGGGCAGGCCCATACATTGGCGTAGCGAATCGCCTACGATTCCTGCCTACGGCGCCGGCGGCCCGGCCTCGATAGCGCGCGTCAAGGGAATCGAGACGAACCGCTCGGCTGAGCTCATCGCGCACGACACCGAGCCGGTGACCGTGGAGCAGCGGGATGGGTTGCTGGTGCTGGCCGCGTTCGGGGTGTGCGGCATGCTCGCGGTACGCAACGCCGGCTGGCGTGAGCACATCGATCCGATGATCGTGGCCAAGGATGCCGCTGATTCGACCGCGCAGGTCGCGGTGCCGATGTATGAGGCGAAGGGCCAGCCGGTAGATATCGGAGGGCTCACGGTCGTCGCGGCGCGCAAGGTAATCGGCATGACTCTCGAAGCGTTACGTGAAGGCTGGTGGGACTGCACCTGCGAGCAACCGCACCGACCCGACGGTGGCTGTGTGCTGCAGGACCGGCTTGGATCAACCGCGACGAGGCTTTCTAGGCGCAGTGGCCCGGTCGCTGTCATCCTCGCGGGGGGCAACAGCCGCCAGGGCTCTGCACAACCGTCAGGGCTTTGAGGGTCAGGTGAACCGCTTGCGGCAGATGCGTCCACTCGAACTCCGGCCCGAGGCAGCAACTCTTCGATTGCGCCGCCTGATCGCCAGCCAAGCACTGCACATCGTGCTGGCTCACGACATCTATCAAGACCGCGACCTCTGCAGCTCTGCCATGCCGCCGTGTGACGGGCGTAACCACGCATCGATGCTTGACACCGAAATGTGCGATCGCGATGAGAGTGGGTACAGGCCTTTTGGGGGTGACGACATGTCTTCAACCACGAAGAAACTACTGTGGATCATCCTAGCGGTCGTCCTCGTCGCGCTGGTGATCTACGGCATCGTCGCACTCGGCGGCGGAAGTGGCGGTGGTGGTGGTGGCTATTGAGCAGCCACTGCTCGGCGTGCGCTAAGCGTCCCGAACAGACCGCTCGTCCGAATGTCGGCGCCGGTTGGAAGATGACCCCTATTGGGTTCCGGTTGAAAAGTGACCCCTTATCGCGAGCATGAGGAGGTGTTGAGCGTGGAGGACTGGGCGGAGTTCGCCGGTTGCGCCGGTCTGAGGGTTTGCCGGTGCATCCGTCGGTGATCGGCCGCCGGGTCGACGTCACCGCCGACCTCGAGCAGGTAACCGTCACCGCGTCCGGCGTCCCGGTGGCCCGACATGATCTTTGCTGGGCCAAACACCAGACCATCACCGGCCCTGGTCATCGCACCGCCGCTGCAATCCTGCGCCAGCACATCAACGCCGAACCAGCGGAGCAGACAGCGGTGCAGTAAAGGGACCTGGCCGGCTACGACCGCATCTTCGACACCGGCGATCTGCAGGCGGTGGTGTGATGGCGACCAAAAACTCATCGTGAGGTGACCTCTGAACTGGCGTTCCTCACTCGGGCGTTGAAAGCACCGTCGTTGGCCGCCGCTGTTCCCCGTCTGGTCGAACGGGCCACGGCAGAGTCCTGGAGTCATGAGGAGTTCCTGGCCGCCTGCCTTCAGCGGGAGGTCGCCGCCCGCGAGTCCCACTGCGGTGAAGGCCGTATCCGCACAGCCCGGTTCCCCGCCCGCAAATCGTTGGAAGAGTTCGACTTCGACCATCAACGGTCGGCCGACCGCAAGGAGATCGCTCACCTGGGCACCCGTCCTGACGGCGGGTCCGGACCGTGCAGCCGCAGACATCCTCACGTCCGCGACGGGGGTTCCCCCGGCCGCCGGAGAACTCCTGGCGGCACATCGGGGCACAGGTGTGGCGGCCGCGGGCACGTGGAGCGGGTTGGGTCCGGGTAACAATTCAGGCTTGACAGCCTCCATAGCTAACGGTTATCTGTATAGCTAACAGTTATCTGGAGGCGGTTGTGCAGGACGTGGTGCTAGCGCTGCTGGCGAAGGAACCTTCGCATGGGTATGAGCTGAGGGCGCGGCTGTTGGATGCGCTTGGCCCGCTGGGCGATGCGCTGAACGCTGGGCAGATCTACGTGACGCTCGGACGGCTGGAAAAGGCAGGCCTGGTCGCCTGGGAGCGCGCCGAAGGGCTGCCAGACCGACCCGATCGCAAGGTGTACGCGCTGACGGCGGCCGGGCAGCAGCGTGTGTCCGAGTGGCTCACGGTTGTCGACTGGCCTGGTCTGGTGCCCACCGAGTTCCAGCTCAAGCTCGTGGCGGCGGCTGCGGCCCGGCTCGCCGACCCGATCGCGCTCATCGACGCCCAGCGCAGGGAATTGCTGCGGCGCCTGCGTGATGCACAAGGTGCCGCGCTGAAGGAAGACGACGATTCACCGGCGGCCCTGCTGCTGGAAGGCCTGGTACTGCGGCTGCAGGCGGATGTGCGCTGGCTCGAGGCATGTGAACGGTATTGGACGACACGGAGGGCAGGCAGATGAGCACAGTGCTGCGGGTACGCGACCTCACCAAGACGTTCGGACGAGGCGAGGGCCTGGTCCGCGCGGTCGACGGCGTCGACCTCGAGGTCGCACAGGGTGAGACCGTGGCGGTGATGGGCCCGAGTGGATGCGGCAAGTCGACGCTGCTGTACTGCCTGGGCGGCTTGGACCGGGCCACGGAGGGAGAGATCGAGCTGGCGGGCAAGCGTATCGATCAGATGGGCGAGCGCGCCGTGGCCCGGTTGCGGCGCGATGCGGTCGGGTTCGTCTTCCAAGCCTTCCATCTGATGGACGAGCTGACAGCGGTCGAGAACGTCGAGGTGCCGGCGCTGCTGGCCGGACTGTCGTCCCGGGCGGCCCGCAAGCAGGCAGTCGGACTGCTGGACCGCGTGGGTTTGGGCGACCGGGCAGGATTTCTGCCCTCGGCGCTGTCGGGGGGCCAGCGTCAACGCGTCGCGGTCGCCCGCTCGCTGATCAGCAAGCCGCAGATCGTGTTCGCAGACGAGCCGACCGGCAATCTCGACAGCTCGTCGGCTGTGGACGTGTTGCGCCTTTTCGACGACCTCCATGAGTCCGGGCAGACACTGATCATCGTCACCCATGACGCACGGATCGCCGCTACCGCGGACCGGCTCATCACCATGCGCGACGGCGCTTTCATCGACCAGACCATCCTGACCGGCGGCGCCCGTGGCAACGTCAGCGCCCTGGCCGGACTGGAGTGATCATGGGACGTGTGCGCCTCATCTTCCGACTGGTGTTTCGTGACCTGCGCCGGCGCCCCTTCGACGCAGTCACCGTGGTACTGGTCATCGGCGTCGCGGTCACCGCCCTGTCGGTCGGCCTGGGTCTGCGCGGTGCGACCGAAAACCCGTACAAGCAGACGCGGCAGGCGGCCGCCGGCCCGGACGCGGTCATCAGCTTCCTCAACGTCGAGGATCGCGACGTCGACCAGGCCACGGTGGACAAGCTTGTCCGGTTGCCGGGCGTGACTGGGCACAGCGGCCCGTTTCCGATGGTGTTCACCACCATGCAGGCCAACGGACGTCAGATGAGCGTGACCGCGGAAGGCCGTGCCACCACGGCGACCGCGATCGACCAGCCCTACGTCACTGACGGTGCCTGGATCGGCCAAGGCCAGGCCGTCATCGAACGGGGTTTTGCACAGGCGATGGGCATTCGCGTCGGTGACCAGATCACCCTCGGTGGTCGCGCGTTCCAGGTGGCCGGTCTTGCGGTCACCGCCGCGCTGCCCGCCTACCCGTCCAACATCTGCCACATCGCGTGTAACGCGCCGGTGGAGGGCCCACACGGGCGCGGCGCACCTGACGTCGGCCTGGTCTGGATCGACCAACCGCAGGTCGCCGCGCTGGCCAGCAGCACCAATCCGCGGACGTACTTGCTGAACCTGACCTTGGCCGATCCCGGCAACGCTGAGGCGTGGGTGGAGAGCATCCGTATGGATCCGGCGACGGCGGGCGGGCCGGGACTCTACCCGATGGCGTGGCAGACCATCCAGGATGCCGACAACGGTCTCGTGCAGACCGAACAGGTCGCGATGCACGTCAGCGCGATCTTACTGTCCCTGCTGGCAATCGCTGGGATGGCGGTGCTCGCCGGGCGGCGGATGGTCGATCAGACGCGCCGGGTGGGCCTGCTCAAAGCTATCGGTGGCACGCCCAACCTCGTCGCTGGCGTGCTGCTGGCAGAACATTTGCTCCTCGCGCTGATCGCCGCCGCCCTCGGCGCCGTCATCGGCAGGCTGCTGACGCCGTCGATCGCCGGGATCGGCGCGGGTCTGGTCGGATCGCCCGGCGCGCCGGTGCTCAGCCCCTTCAACATGCTCCTGCCGTTGTTCGTCGCGGTCGCGGTGACTGTGGCGGCGACAGCGCTGCCGGCGTTGCGGGCTGGAAGCACCAGCACCGTTCGGGCCCTGCACGATCAGCCGCGCACGCCGCGCCGACGGCCGCTACTGGTCCGGTTCTCTGCGAAGCTTCCCGTACCGCTGCTGCTGGGCCTGCGCCTGCTCGCCCGCCGCCCGGCACGAGGGCTGCTCAACACGGCCACCGTCGCCATCACGGTCACTGGCATCGTGGCGATCTTCGCCACCGCCGGAGTCGACCTCGCCGACGGGCCGGTGACTCGGGCGCAACGGCTGACCGACCTGACGCGGATCATCACCGTCCTGCTCATCATCGTCGCGGCCGTCAATGTGCTGTTCATCGCATGGGCGACCATCGTCGACGCGCGCCGCACCATCGCACTAGCACAGGCATTCGGGGCGACAGCCGGTCAGATCCGCGCCGGGATCACCGCAGCACAGCTGCTGCCGGCGCTGCTGGGTACTCTGCTCGGCGTGCCGCTGGGCCTGTACCTGTACCGGGCTCTGGCCCAACAGCCGACACTGACCATCCCACCCGCGCCGCAGCTGGCGGCTATTGCCGCTGGCACGCTGCTGGCCGTTGCGGTCCTGACGGCAGTGCCTTTGCGCATCGCTGGACGCGGGCCGGTCAGTGTGGCCCTGGCAAGCGAGCACATCTGATCCTGCGGCATGGATGCAGGGGGGCGTCCCCCGGTTCCCACGGCGGACGCCCGTGCCTTCTGTGGCGCTTCCAGCGTCGCGAGGATCGCAGACCGCCGTCTGGGCCAACCGACGGTCTGATGATCAGGCCATCCGCCTGGCCGTCGCGCCTTCGCTGGGTTGTGCGCTGGATACACCGTCGTGTGCGGGCCCAGCGGAATCGTCTGTACCGTCCGGGCGTCAGTTTGCCGCCCGGACGGTATACACCGTGGCGTCGGGACTTCGTCAGGCGCCGGCGAGAGAGGTGAGCAGGGCGGTGAGCGCTTTCTGCTCTGTGGCCTTGTCCTTGTGGGACGCCCGCATCGCGCTGAGGACCGTGTCGATCTGCTCGTCGAGGAATGTCCACGCCTTGCGGTCGAGTGGCTCGAGTTTGGGTTGATCGTCGTCCCAGGTGGTTTCGAGGTCGGTGATCCTCGCGGTGGCGCCGGCTTGGTCTCCCGCTGTGAGCTTGTCCAGCGAGTCCTGAGTGATTTCGCGTAGGGCTGTGAGGTCCGCCGCTGGGAAGTGCTGGGTCGCCTGCTGCGGCGTCATGTCGGCGACGGCGGAGCCGGGTCCTTCCTCGCTGGTGACGGCGGCGTGTGGCTGTGCTGCGGCCCAGGTCAACAGCACGGCTGTGGCGAGCGCGACGACGCTGAGGTAGCCCAGCATGATGCGTTCTCGTGTACGGGGTGCGTTCACCGCCGAACGCTGCGGTTGTTGCCGTGTCTCGATGACGTCTCGGCGGGTAACAGTCAGGTAGATGACGGTGGCGAGGATCGCGGTGAGGAACACGATGCTGGTGATCGCGGTGCCGAGGCCGAGACCGTGGTCGGCGGTGTCCGACGCCAGCCAGTCGCCGAGGTTCGCGCCGAGCGGGCGGGTGAGGATGTAGGCGACCCAGAACGACAGCACCGGATTCGCCCCGAGCCGCCAGCCGAGTACGACCGCGGCGATCAGGCCCGCCGGCAGCAGGGTCGACACGCCTGGTCCCCAGCCGGTCAGTTCGAGAGTCCAGTCGCCGACGGCGGTGCCGAGTGCGAACGTGACGAGCACCGCCAGCCAGTAGAACGCCTCGCGAGGCCGGGTGACGATGCTGTGGATCGACAGGGTGCGTTCGCGGGCGTACCAGGCGCCGAACACGACACCGAGGACCGCGGCGCAGACGCTGGTACTGACGGCGAGGGGTACCTGCAGGTCGTCGGTGAGGATGTCGGTGTACAGGGTCCCGGTGATGCTGATGACCACGACCGTCAGCCAGTACGGCAACGGCTGGTAGCGGCGCAGCCGACATTGCCATGTCACGACGACGGCGAGTACGGCGGTGAAGATTAGGGAGGTGTTCTCCAGCCCCACGCCGAGTGTCATGTTGATCCAGTCCGCGAAGCTCTCCCCCACGGTGGTGCACAGGATCTTGATGATCCAGAACCAGATGGTGATCTCGGGGACCTTGTTCAGCATCGCCCGCGTGGACGCAGGCGTTCGACCGGCCGTCAGAGTTGTCGTCATGGTCGCGCAGGCTAGGTAAAGCTGCCTTAGAGGCGCCTGAGTTCGATGCGCCACGAGGTGCTTGACCTGGCGGCAACGGCGCCCTAAAGCCTGTTCGCTAAGTCGGGTGGCTGGGAGGCCGCGCGCTTCTCGGGTGTCGCCACCTGCCGGCCGCAGCCGTCCCTCCGAAGGGTTTTGGCGACCTGGCCTCGCGAGCTGAGCAATTCTCGCCCGGAGTGCACTGGTCGTCTTACCGTGTCGGCATGGCTGTCCAACGTCGGCGCTTCAGCAGACCCTTGCGATGGTCGGTGGGAATCCTTGCTGGGATCGTCCTCGTGGCCGCCGGTGCGGCGGTAATCGCGCAGGTCGCCCGGCAACGCCCACGGACCCTGCCCACACCCACGGGTTCGTATCCGGTGGGCCGGTCGACGCGGCAGTGGACCGACCCAGGCCGACTCGACCCACTTGCCCCGCAGCCGGGCCAGCATCGTGTTCTGTCGGTGTGGCTGTGGTATCCGGCCGGGCCGGTGTCCGGGCCGACCGCCGCGTACGCGCCCGGGGCGTGGAGCAACCTGCAACAGCAGGGGTTTCTCGGTGGGCCGCTGGATGCCATCAGCACCAGCGAGTACGACGATCCGCCCGCTGCCGATGGCCGGTTTCCGCTGGTGGTCCTGGAACCCGGTTTAGGCCTGTCGGCCCCGCAGTTCACCACCGTCGCGCAGGATCTGGCCAGCCATGGTTTCGTGGTGGCCGGGGTGACGCCGACCTTCAGCGCTAACGTCACCGTGCTGGACGGGCGAGTGGTCGGCCGCACGGCGAAAGGCAACCCTGACAGCGAGTCGGCCGACGTCCTCGGCCCGCTGGTGCAGATCTGGGCAGCCGATGCCCGTTTCGCCGCTGCACGGGTGGCCGCCCTGCCCGGCGATGATCGGCTCGCCGGGCATGTCGACACCAGCCGTGTCGCCTACATCGGGCACTCGCTGGGCGGCGCGTCGTCGCTGCAAGCATGCCACGACGATCCGGACTGTGCCGGCGCCGTCGATCTGGACGGCACTCCCTATGGCCCTGTCGGCTCCGCCGGCCTGGACAAACCGTTCCTGCTGCTCAGCTCGCAGGATGGGTGCGTAGCCGGGACGTGTGCGGCGGGAACGGGCACCGACCATGAACCGATCGAGTCAGCCGCCCGTTCGCTGCTGGCCGCCTCGAGCGGGCCGAACTGGCGCTACGCCCTCGCAGGAGCCCAGCATTTCAACTTCACCGACTACAGCGTGTACTTCTTCCTACCCCCGCTGCAGCATCTGCTCGGCCAACTCGGCACGATCAACGGCCGGCGAGCGTTGGAGATCACCGATGCGGTCGTCTTGGCTTTCCTCGACCACGTGGTACGTTCCGGGCCGGCTCCGGACACACTCGAGGCCCGCTACAGCGAGCTGAGGTCCTTCCCCTAGGCGTACGGCTGGTGCTCTGCCCGCCGCCTATTGCCTGTGTTCGGGCCGCGTAACCGCCTCCGGCAACGATCTCTGCGAGTCTGACATCAGGACCGGATTGTGGATGCGGTGTACCACATCGCCCGCGATGGCCGGTGCGTTTCTGCGGCTTCTGCCGTTCATCGGATTTTCAGCTGTGGGTCATTAGCGTGCCGGTGGTGAACGAAGGAGCTGGCCACCACCTATGAACTACAGCCTGTTTTCGCTGATCAACGGATGGGCCGGTCGCAGCGACGGTCTCGACGACGTGATGGAGTTCCTCGCCACCGCGTTGATCTATGTCGTGTTCGCGGTCGCCGCAGGGCTCGTAGTCCATGCCCTGTTTCGGCGTCGGCTGCGAGCGCTGGCGCTGATCGGGGCGAGCCTGGTGCTGGCGTTCGCGGCCGCCACGATGGTTTCGCACTTGAGTGGTCAGGTGCGGCCATTTCAGACGCATCGTGTGCATCAGCTGATCGCCCATACGGCGGGGGTGTCGCTGCCCAGCGATCATGCGACGGCCGCTTTCACGATCGCTGCCGGAATCGGGGTGTTCCTGCATCGTGGTTGGGCGCTTGCGCTGGGTGTGTGCGCGTTGGCCATTGGCTTCGCCCGGGTGTGGGTGGGTGTGCACTATCCGGGCGACATTCTGGCTGGGTTCGTGATTGCTGTCGCCGCGGTGGTGGTCGTCGCGGTTGCCGACCGATTTCTACGACGGCGGCAAGCGCACGCGCAAGCCCTGTGACCCGCCGCATCCGCTGCAGGTCACAGCGTTGTCTGCCTAGGTGCCTGGCTGTCGATCCAGGCAGGCACAAGTGCGGCAGGACTGGTCGTCACACCCAACCCTTGTCGCTGGTCCGCGCCGGGTTCTGATCGTGTCGGACAGCTTCGGATCCGGGCACGATCGTGCGGCGTTGCCGATCGCGGGGCGACTGCACGACCCTGGCGTCGAGCTGGCGATCGTGGATCTGGTGGACCTGATGCTTGCGGGCGCGGTGATGTTGCAGGCTCACCGGCTGCGGATCGATCGGCTGCCGGTCACCTGGGACTGGCTGCTGGCCGCCTGTGTTCAGTCGGCCAGCTTTCGGACGGCCCGCCGGTCTGTGCTGGGCACCGCAGGCCGGCTAAGGCAGATCGCCGAAGCTCTACATCGGGCCGGTCGGGTGCCCGCGCTCAGCAGTGGCGCTCACGCTGCTCTCCGTCATCCGGCGGCGGCCACACCTCCTACGACGAGCACGGACATCATCGAGCAGATCCGTGCCGTCAAAGATCTGGCCCTGTCTCCCGTCTGACGGAGTCCGCGCGGGTCAGTCCGGCTTGGATGCGATCCGGTAGCCCGCCCCGCGGACGGTCTCGATGGTCGCCCGGCCGTAGGGTTGATCGATCTTCTTGCGCAGATACATGATGTAGACCTCGACGATGTTGTCGTCGCCGTCGAAGCTCATGTCCCACACGTTCTCGATGATCGCGCGTTTGGACATGACGTCGCCCTTGTGGCGCATCAGGAATTCCAGCAGCGCGAACTCGCGCGTGGTGAGGGTGATCTGGTCGCCGGCCCGGGTGACGGTGCGGGCGGCCGGGTCGAGGACGAGGTCATCGGCGGCCAAAACGGTCGGGCGTTGGCCGTGGCCGCGGCGGGCTACCGCGCGCAGGCGGGCGAGCAGGACGACGAAGGAGAACGGTTTGGTCAGGTAGTCGTCGGCGCCCAGGTCGAGGGCGTCGGCGAGGTCGTATTCGCCGTCTTTCGCGGTGAGCATGATGATCGGTGTCCAGATCTGGCGCTGGCGCAGGGTCCGGCAGACTTCATAGCCGTTGAGGCCGGGCAGCATGATGTCCAGGATGATCGCGTCATAAGTGTGCTCGGTCGCCGCCCATAGCCCGTCGACGCCGGTGGCCATGACGTCGACCGCATAGCCTTCTGCAGTCAGGCCGGCTTTGACGACGGCGGCGAGGTTGGCTTCGTCCTCGACGATCAGTACGCGCATCGTTTCCTCATAAGGTGGTGGTGTAGTCCAGGGGCAGGCGCAACTCGAAGCGGGCGCCACCCAGCGGTGAGTCGGTGACGGTGACCGTGCCGCCGTGGCGATGGGCGATCTCCCGGGTGATGGCCAGCCCGAGTCCGGTGCCGCCGTCGTCGCGGGCCCGGCTGGCATCCAGGCGTACGAAGCGTTCGAAGATCCGCTCACGTTCCGGTGGCGGGACGCCAGGCCCGTCGTCATCGACGATCACACGAGCCGTTGTGCTGTCGGCGGTCACGGTGAGCGTGATGGTGGTGCGGGCGTACCGGGCGGCGTTGTCGCACAGGTTGGTGACGGCACGTTCGAGTTCGTGGTCGTCGCCGGTGATCCGGACCGGGGTGACCTGGCCGGTGACGGTCACGTCGGGGCGCGAGCCGATCAGCCGCAGCCGCGACCGGTAGGCGATGTCGTCGAGGTCCACGTCGTTGCGGCGGGGGTGCAGGCCGTGTTCGTCGACGCGGGCCAGCAGCAGCAGGTCGGCCACGAGCCGGGAGATGCGGTCGGTTTCCGCGCGCAGCCGGGCGACGTCTTCGCCGGTGACGTTGGCCGGGGTGAGCAGTTCCAGACCGACGTGCAGCGCGGCCAGCGGGCTGCGTAGTTCGTGGCTGGCGTCGGCGACGAACCGGCGCTGGGCGTCGGCGGAGGCGTGCAGCCGGTCCAGCATCGCGTTCATGGTTTCGGCGAGTGCGGCTATCTCGTCTTGGGTGTTCGGGACCGGGACGCGGGCTTGCAGATCGCGGGCGGTGATGCCGGCGACCCGGCGGCGGATGGCCTCGACCGGACGCAGCGTGCGGCCGACGAGGATGAACGTGGCCGC
This genomic interval carries:
- a CDS encoding PadR family transcriptional regulator, whose translation is MQDVVLALLAKEPSHGYELRARLLDALGPLGDALNAGQIYVTLGRLEKAGLVAWERAEGLPDRPDRKVYALTAAGQQRVSEWLTVVDWPGLVPTEFQLKLVAAAAARLADPIALIDAQRRELLRRLRDAQGAALKEDDDSPAALLLEGLVLRLQADVRWLEACERYWTTRRAGR
- a CDS encoding AraC family transcriptional regulator; translated protein: MAIGRFTLDPGIKVFINDLRISWPRTLRRASLPADLLARGPPTLTPDEYFRFWSALQAEGDGRDLALDIGQAISVETFSPPIMAALCSPNLAVAAQRIATYKPLVGPLRLDLADTAGGLRITYQWPPDQQPPALLATSELVFWTALARIATRHHIHPARLTMPNPPPGRVGLEDYFGTRIRKADTHTITFSADDAARPFLTENESMWRFYAPELRRRLSDLQAEATVAERVRAALHETLPAGDSTITAVTKRMATSPRTLQRQLREEGTTYQSVLASTREALARHYLRRGNLRTGEIAYLLGYDDTNSFYRAFRTWTGATPDAVRAATAV
- a CDS encoding sensor histidine kinase, coding for MTATWKRAAGAARARLGSVRVRTSLAAAVVVLAAVGLAAVGLVIIARHTLTSNIDDAASQRAGQVVAAIKSGDPGLLDQTLRPAAGDQTLVQIVNSSGKVVAASPVLAQRPPILTQRPAVEATTWETAYLQPDSEDPFRIVATTVATDDGSRTVLVAQSLRPVNEAIELISRLTAVGMPILAVVVGAATFILVGRTLRPVEAIRRRVAGITARDLQARVPVPNTQDEIAALAETMNAMLDRLHASADAQRRFVADASHELRSPLAALHVGLELLTPANVTGEDVARLRAETDRISRLVADLLLLARVDEHGLHPRRNDVDLDDIAYRSRLRLIGSRPDVTVTGQVTPVRITGDDHELERAVTNLCDNAARYARTTITLTVTADSTTARVIVDDDGPGVPPPERERIFERFVRLDASRARDDGGTGLGLAITREIAHRHGGTVTVTDSPLGGARFELRLPLDYTTTL
- a CDS encoding Mu transposase domain-containing protein, encoding MHPSVIGRRVDVTADLEQVTVTASGVPVARHDLCWAKHQTITGPGHRTAAAILRQHINAEPAEQTAVQ
- a CDS encoding phosphatase PAP2 family protein, which translates into the protein MNYSLFSLINGWAGRSDGLDDVMEFLATALIYVVFAVAAGLVVHALFRRRLRALALIGASLVLAFAAATMVSHLSGQVRPFQTHRVHQLIAHTAGVSLPSDHATAAFTIAAGIGVFLHRGWALALGVCALAIGFARVWVGVHYPGDILAGFVIAVAAVVVVAVADRFLRRRQAHAQAL
- a CDS encoding response regulator transcription factor, which codes for MRVLIVEDEANLAAVVKAGLTAEGYAVDVMATGVDGLWAATEHTYDAIILDIMLPGLNGYEVCRTLRQRQIWTPIIMLTAKDGEYDLADALDLGADDYLTKPFSFVVLLARLRAVARRGHGQRPTVLAADDLVLDPAARTVTRAGDQITLTTREFALLEFLMRHKGDVMSKRAIIENVWDMSFDGDDNIVEVYIMYLRKKIDQPYGRATIETVRGAGYRIASKPD
- a CDS encoding ABC transporter ATP-binding protein, which encodes MSTVLRVRDLTKTFGRGEGLVRAVDGVDLEVAQGETVAVMGPSGCGKSTLLYCLGGLDRATEGEIELAGKRIDQMGERAVARLRRDAVGFVFQAFHLMDELTAVENVEVPALLAGLSSRAARKQAVGLLDRVGLGDRAGFLPSALSGGQRQRVAVARSLISKPQIVFADEPTGNLDSSSAVDVLRLFDDLHESGQTLIIVTHDARIAATADRLITMRDGAFIDQTILTGGARGNVSALAGLE
- a CDS encoding alpha/beta hydrolase codes for the protein MAVQRRRFSRPLRWSVGILAGIVLVAAGAAVIAQVARQRPRTLPTPTGSYPVGRSTRQWTDPGRLDPLAPQPGQHRVLSVWLWYPAGPVSGPTAAYAPGAWSNLQQQGFLGGPLDAISTSEYDDPPAADGRFPLVVLEPGLGLSAPQFTTVAQDLASHGFVVAGVTPTFSANVTVLDGRVVGRTAKGNPDSESADVLGPLVQIWAADARFAAARVAALPGDDRLAGHVDTSRVAYIGHSLGGASSLQACHDDPDCAGAVDLDGTPYGPVGSAGLDKPFLLLSSQDGCVAGTCAAGTGTDHEPIESAARSLLAASSGPNWRYALAGAQHFNFTDYSVYFFLPPLQHLLGQLGTINGRRALEITDAVVLAFLDHVVRSGPAPDTLEARYSELRSFP
- a CDS encoding COG4705 family protein gives rise to the protein MTTTLTAGRTPASTRAMLNKVPEITIWFWIIKILCTTVGESFADWINMTLGVGLENTSLIFTAVLAVVVTWQCRLRRYQPLPYWLTVVVISITGTLYTDILTDDLQVPLAVSTSVCAAVLGVVFGAWYARERTLSIHSIVTRPREAFYWLAVLVTFALGTAVGDWTLELTGWGPGVSTLLPAGLIAAVVLGWRLGANPVLSFWVAYILTRPLGANLGDWLASDTADHGLGLGTAITSIVFLTAILATVIYLTVTRRDVIETRQQPQRSAVNAPRTRERIMLGYLSVVALATAVLLTWAAAQPHAAVTSEEGPGSAVADMTPQQATQHFPAADLTALREITQDSLDKLTAGDQAGATARITDLETTWDDDQPKLEPLDRKAWTFLDEQIDTVLSAMRASHKDKATEQKALTALLTSLAGA
- a CDS encoding FtsX-like permease family protein, with the protein product MRLIFRLVFRDLRRRPFDAVTVVLVIGVAVTALSVGLGLRGATENPYKQTRQAAAGPDAVISFLNVEDRDVDQATVDKLVRLPGVTGHSGPFPMVFTTMQANGRQMSVTAEGRATTATAIDQPYVTDGAWIGQGQAVIERGFAQAMGIRVGDQITLGGRAFQVAGLAVTAALPAYPSNICHIACNAPVEGPHGRGAPDVGLVWIDQPQVAALASSTNPRTYLLNLTLADPGNAEAWVESIRMDPATAGGPGLYPMAWQTIQDADNGLVQTEQVAMHVSAILLSLLAIAGMAVLAGRRMVDQTRRVGLLKAIGGTPNLVAGVLLAEHLLLALIAAALGAVIGRLLTPSIAGIGAGLVGSPGAPVLSPFNMLLPLFVAVAVTVAATALPALRAGSTSTVRALHDQPRTPRRRPLLVRFSAKLPVPLLLGLRLLARRPARGLLNTATVAITVTGIVAIFATAGVDLADGPVTRAQRLTDLTRIITVLLIIVAAVNVLFIAWATIVDARRTIALAQAFGATAGQIRAGITAAQLLPALLGTLLGVPLGLYLYRALAQQPTLTIPPAPQLAAIAAGTLLAVAVLTAVPLRIAGRGPVSVALASEHI